From a region of the Triticum aestivum cultivar Chinese Spring chromosome 7D, IWGSC CS RefSeq v2.1, whole genome shotgun sequence genome:
- the LOC123166059 gene encoding calcium-dependent protein kinase 21 gives MGGCYSAYACSRKLRGRLGNLSFVLPVTERDAAAANAASGASTSSARAGSDSSARKADHGSSRRNNGDGPAGGTEEEELVAKMTSAEFGRRYVLGKELGRGEFGVTRRCKDAATGEALACKTIRRHRRRGGRGANRKAAGGGGAEAAARAAAAAAAAHAADVRREVAIMRRMSARGGAAVVRLREAREDQEGSVHLVMELCEGGELFDRIVARGHYSERAAAKVFRTIVNVIQLCHSNGVIHRDLKPENFLFANKSEDAPLKVIDFGLSVFFNPGDRFTEVVGSAYYMAPEVLKRNYGQEVDVWSAGVILYILLCGVPPFWGDNDEKIAQAIIRGGLDFNREPWPRVSGNPKDLIRQMLDPDPATRLTASQVLEHPWLKNADTAPNVSLGEAVRSRLQQFSAMNKFKKKALGVVARNMPVEELDKYVQMFHLMDKDKNGNLSLEELMEGLHINGQRVPESEIRMLLEAADTDGNGTLDCDEFVTVSLHLKKMTNEKYLAAAFRYFDKDGSGFIEIDELRQELGPNEQAILEIIRDVDTDRDGRISYQEFELMMKSGADWRTRQFSRANFSTLSRKLCKEETSSS, from the exons ATGGGGGGCTGCTACTCCGCCTACGCCTGCTCGCGGAAGCTGCGCGGCCGCCTCGGCAACCTCTCCTTCGTCCTCCCCGTCACCGaacgcgacgccgccgccgccaacgccgcctccGGGGCCAGCACCAGCAGCGCCCGCGCGGGCTCGGACAGCTCCGCCAGGAAGGCCGACCACGGCAGCTCCAGGCGCAACAATGGTGACGGCCCCGCCGGCGGCACCGAGGAGGAGGAGCTCGTGGCCAAGATGACGTCCGCCGAGTTCGGGCGGCGCTACGTGCTCGGGAAGGAGCTCGGCCGCGGGGAGTTCGGGGTGACGCGCCGCTGCAAGGACGCCGCCACGGGCGAGGCGCTCGCGTGCAAGACCATCCGGAGGCACCGCCGCCGGGGCGGCCGCGGGGCGAACCGCAaggccgcgggtggcgggggcgcGGAAGCCGCCGCGAGAGCCGCCGCCGCAGCGGCCGCGGCGCACGCGGCCGACGTGCGGAGGGAGGTGGCCATCATGCGGCGCATGTCGGCCCGCGGCGGCGCGGCCGTTGTGCGGCTGCGGGAGGCCCGCGAGGACCAGGAAGGCTCCGTGCACCTCGTCATGGAGCTCTGCGAGGGCGGCGAGCTCTTCGACCGCATCGTCGCCCGCGGCCACTACTCCGAGCGCGCCGCCGCCAAGGTCTTCCGCACCATCGTCAACGTCATCCAG TTGTGCCATTCGAACGGGGTGATCCACCGTGATCTCAAGCCGGAGAACTTCCTGTTCGCCAACAAATCCGAGGACGCCCCCCTCAAGGTGATCGACTTCGGCCTCTCGGTGTTCTTCAACCCCGGCGATCGCTTCACGGAGGTGGTGGGGAGCGCCTACTACATGGCCCCCGAGGTCCTCAAGCGTAACTACGGGCAGGAGGTGGACGTGTGGAGCGCCGGCGTCATCCTCTACATCCTCCTCTGCGGTGTGCCGCCCTTCTGGGGGGACAACGACGAGAAGATCGCGCAGGCCATTATCCGCGGCGGCCTCGACTTCAACCGGGAGCCCTGGCCCAGGGTGTCCGGCAACCCCAAGGACCTCATCAGGCAGATGCTCGACCCCGACCCCGCCACCCGGCTCACGGCCTCGCAAGTTCTTG AGCACCCGTGGCTGAAGAACGCGGACACGGCGCCGAACGTGTCGCTGGGCGAGGCGGTGCGGTCTCGGCTGCAGCAGTTCTCGGCGATGAACAAGTTCAAGAAGAAGGCGCTGGGCGTGGTGGCGCGGAACATGCCGGTGGAGGAGCTGGACAAGTACGTGCAGATGTTCCACCTCATGGACAAGGACAAGAACGGCAACCTGTCGCTGGAGGAGCTCATGGAGGGCCTCCACATCAACGGCCAGCGCGTGCCGGAGTCGGAGATCAGGATGCTGCTCGAGGCCGCCGACACGGACGGCAACGGGACGCTGGACTGCGACGAGTTCGTGACGGTGTCGCTGCACCTCAAGAAGATGACCAACGAGAAGTACCTGGCGGCGGCGTTCCGCTACTTCGACAAGGACGGCAGCGGCTTCATCGAGATCGACGAGCTCCGGCAGGAGCTGGGGCCCAACGAGCAGGCCATCCTCGAGATCATCCGCGACGTCGACACCGACCGGGACGGACGCATCAGCTACCAGGAGTTCGAGCTGATGATGAAGTCCGGGGCGGACTGGAGGACCCGCCAGTTCTCGCGGGCCAACTTCAGCACCCTCAGCCGGAAACTATGCAAAGAAGAAACTTCCTCCTCGTGA